A genome region from Micromonospora inyonensis includes the following:
- a CDS encoding glycoside hydrolase family 13 protein produces MTAIRPTPPATDLDWWRSAVVYQVYVRSFADSNADGVGDLQGIRERLPYLRDLGVDALWLTPFYTSPMVDGGYDVADYRDVDPMFGTLADFDNMITDAHALGLRIIVDLVPNHTSDAHPWFQAALAAGPGSPERARYLFAEGRGEDGDQPPNDWESIFGGPAWTRVPDGQWYLHLFDPAQPDLNWRHPEVRAEFEDILRFWLDRGVDGFRIDVAHGMIKAEGLPDVGFSTMTTGQRQVELLGKGRLPYFDQDEVHDIYRSWRPILDSYPGGRMAVAEAWAETPQRLARYIGPDELHQAFSFDFLDATWSADSFRKVIDTALAESTIVGAPTTWVLSNHDKKRHVSRYGDGEVGLRRARAATLLMLALPGCAYVYQGEELGLPEVLDLPDELRQDPSFLRTGQSRDGCRVPIPWSGQLAPYGFGPEGSELSWLPAPATWAALSVAAQTGVPGSTLELYRTALRIRHEHPALASVDGGITWRETDPGVLAFSRPADDVELTCVVNLSGAPTRISGYGEPIVASAPLTDASDGYLLPIDAAVWFERHLVG; encoded by the coding sequence GTGACCGCCATCCGCCCGACGCCGCCCGCCACCGACCTCGACTGGTGGCGCTCCGCGGTCGTCTACCAGGTCTACGTCCGCAGTTTCGCCGACTCGAACGCCGACGGCGTGGGCGACCTCCAGGGCATCCGGGAACGGCTGCCCTACCTGCGGGACCTGGGAGTGGACGCGCTCTGGCTGACCCCCTTCTACACCTCCCCGATGGTCGACGGTGGCTACGACGTGGCCGACTACCGCGACGTCGACCCGATGTTCGGCACCCTGGCCGACTTCGACAACATGATCACGGATGCGCACGCCCTCGGCCTGCGGATCATCGTGGACCTGGTGCCGAACCACACGTCCGACGCCCATCCCTGGTTCCAGGCCGCCCTCGCCGCCGGCCCCGGCTCCCCCGAGCGGGCGCGCTACCTATTCGCCGAGGGCAGGGGTGAGGACGGCGACCAGCCTCCGAACGACTGGGAGAGCATCTTCGGCGGCCCCGCCTGGACCCGCGTCCCCGACGGCCAGTGGTACCTGCACCTGTTCGACCCGGCCCAGCCCGACCTGAACTGGCGGCATCCCGAGGTCCGCGCCGAGTTCGAGGACATCCTGCGGTTCTGGCTGGACCGGGGCGTGGACGGTTTCCGGATCGACGTGGCGCACGGCATGATCAAGGCCGAAGGGCTGCCGGACGTCGGGTTCAGCACCATGACCACCGGCCAGCGGCAGGTGGAACTGCTCGGCAAGGGGCGGCTCCCCTACTTCGACCAGGACGAGGTGCACGACATCTACCGCTCCTGGCGGCCGATCCTGGACAGCTACCCCGGTGGGCGGATGGCGGTGGCCGAGGCGTGGGCGGAGACCCCGCAGCGACTCGCCCGCTACATCGGCCCGGACGAGCTGCACCAGGCGTTCAGCTTCGACTTCCTCGACGCCACCTGGTCGGCCGACTCGTTCCGCAAGGTGATCGACACCGCGCTCGCCGAGTCGACCATCGTGGGCGCGCCGACCACCTGGGTGCTCTCGAACCACGACAAGAAGCGGCACGTCAGCCGCTACGGCGACGGCGAGGTCGGCCTGCGCCGGGCCCGCGCCGCCACCCTGCTGATGCTTGCCCTGCCCGGCTGCGCGTACGTCTACCAGGGCGAGGAACTGGGCCTGCCGGAGGTGCTCGACCTCCCGGACGAGTTGCGGCAGGACCCGTCGTTCCTGCGCACCGGCCAGAGCCGGGACGGCTGCCGGGTGCCGATCCCGTGGAGCGGCCAACTCGCGCCGTACGGCTTCGGCCCGGAGGGCAGCGAACTGAGCTGGCTGCCGGCCCCCGCCACCTGGGCCGCCCTCTCGGTCGCCGCGCAGACCGGCGTGCCCGGCTCGACGCTGGAGCTCTACCGCACCGCGCTGCGGATCCGGCACGAGCACCCGGCGCTGGCCTCCGTCGACGGCGGGATCACCTGGCGGGAGACCGACCCCGGCGTGCTGGCCTTCAGCCGCCCGGCCGACGACGTCGAGCTGACCTGCGTGGTCAACCTCAGCGGCGCACCGACGCGGATCAGCGGGTACGGCGAGCCGATCGTCGCCAGCGCGCCGCTCACCGACGCGAGTGACGGGTATCTCCTGCCGATCGACGCCGCAGTGTGGTTCGAGCGGCACCTGGTCGGGTAG
- a CDS encoding SRPBCC family protein codes for MTEPKPFRVEVVVAADQQTVWSALTEPELIGQWFGWDFEGLAEEIRHIFVDHAEAYPPDRIALEAGQELQAEADGERTRVRAVMPGALDGELADGYDGLEEGWRTFFEQLRYLLERRPAGQRRTVRLAGGATGKQLLAVLDEAGPTQEWHDSRFQRIVVDAEGRLLAAMAETPLTDDAAGPVSLVVSAYGLDDAGLDRLRAEWTRRWRAAVPDGELDPA; via the coding sequence ATGACCGAGCCGAAGCCGTTCCGTGTCGAGGTGGTCGTGGCGGCCGACCAACAGACGGTCTGGTCGGCGCTGACCGAGCCGGAGTTGATCGGGCAGTGGTTCGGCTGGGACTTCGAGGGACTGGCCGAGGAGATCCGGCACATCTTCGTCGACCACGCCGAGGCGTACCCGCCGGACCGGATCGCGCTGGAGGCCGGCCAGGAGCTCCAGGCGGAGGCCGACGGGGAGCGGACCCGGGTGCGGGCGGTGATGCCCGGGGCGCTGGACGGCGAGTTGGCCGACGGGTACGACGGCCTGGAGGAGGGCTGGCGGACCTTCTTCGAGCAGCTGCGGTACCTGCTGGAACGGCGCCCGGCGGGGCAGCGGCGCACGGTGCGGCTGGCCGGTGGGGCCACCGGGAAGCAGTTGCTCGCCGTCCTCGACGAGGCCGGGCCGACGCAGGAGTGGCACGACAGCCGGTTCCAGCGGATCGTGGTGGACGCCGAGGGGCGGCTGCTGGCCGCCATGGCGGAGACCCCGCTGACCGACGATGCCGCCGGCCCGGTCAGCCTGGTGGTCAGCGCGTACGGGCTGGACGACGCCGGCCTGGACCGGCTGCGCGCGGAGTGGACGCGCCGGTGGCGGGCCGCCGTGCCGGACGGGGAACTGGACCCCGCATAG
- a CDS encoding YihY/virulence factor BrkB family protein translates to MNVFGRIETEADRWITGLRRRSRAFDHVWRAGMRYNDVLAGRLAAAIAYYGFFAAFALALIGYAVFGAIIEDNREVSRAAADFLRENLPFLDPVQIADSSGGVGVIGLVILAFTGIGWVESIRSSQRLIYGLNQQPGNLVVRRLVDLGILVALFVLIGVSVAAVDALESLLRWLLRSTGSVALTTVSALLSVLINLVLASALLVLVPRLRMSRRRLRPVVLVVAVGITLINTVGRYYVVRAERNPAYAVVAGAVGLLLYLYLLNQLVLFGAALAATSEQGRVLDLADGGRVVAPVGGVRPGTPDRSAPPTSD, encoded by the coding sequence GTGAACGTGTTCGGGCGGATCGAGACCGAGGCCGACCGGTGGATCACCGGGCTGCGACGCCGGTCCCGTGCGTTCGACCACGTCTGGCGGGCCGGGATGCGCTACAACGACGTGCTCGCCGGGCGGCTCGCGGCGGCCATCGCCTACTACGGGTTCTTCGCGGCCTTCGCCCTCGCCCTGATCGGTTACGCGGTCTTCGGGGCGATCATCGAGGACAACCGCGAGGTGAGCCGGGCGGCGGCCGACTTCCTCCGGGAGAACCTGCCCTTCCTCGACCCGGTGCAGATCGCCGACAGCAGCGGCGGGGTCGGCGTGATCGGCCTGGTCATCCTGGCGTTCACCGGCATCGGCTGGGTGGAGTCGATCCGTTCGTCGCAGCGGTTGATCTACGGCCTCAACCAGCAGCCGGGCAACCTGGTGGTCCGCCGCCTGGTGGACCTGGGCATCCTGGTCGCGCTCTTCGTGCTGATCGGGGTGTCGGTGGCCGCCGTCGACGCGCTGGAGTCCCTGCTGCGCTGGCTGCTGCGCAGCACCGGCTCGGTCGCGCTGACCACGGTGAGCGCGCTGCTCAGCGTCCTGATCAACCTGGTACTGGCCAGTGCTCTGCTGGTGCTGGTGCCCCGGCTTCGGATGAGCCGCCGCCGGCTGCGGCCGGTGGTGCTGGTGGTGGCCGTCGGCATCACCCTGATCAACACGGTCGGCCGGTACTACGTGGTCCGCGCCGAGCGGAACCCGGCGTACGCGGTGGTGGCCGGCGCGGTCGGGCTGCTGCTCTACCTCTACCTGCTCAACCAGTTGGTGCTCTTCGGCGCGGCGCTGGCCGCGACCAGTGAGCAGGGACGGGTGTTGGATCTGGCCGACGGGGGTAGGGTCGTCGCTCCGGTCGGTGGCGTCCGGCCCGGCACCCCGGACCGTTCCGCGCCCCCGACCAGCGATTGA